The DNA window AGTGTGTGGTTAAGCAACCCAGCTAGTGAGAAATATGGAAGGCATTTCTTTCAACTTCTAAGGAGATCTTGAATATGGGGATAAAAACATCTTACACAAATGAACCTCATCCAATTGCTGAATGACAAATGAATACAAGTAATGAAAGCAAGTAAGCAtaataggaaagaaagaagcCGCTCAGTATATTTCACCCAAGAACCGGATCAAGAAACAGAAATAAGCACAAGACGTCTCAAGCAACGGACCAATAAATCTTTTACCGCAATCCCTTGCTCTAAATGTATTCCTTATAATGCTTTGTCCTCAACCTGGATCAGCATGTACTAATGCCATCCTTGCAATCCATTGTCAAGTTATGAAATGTCTCTACTCGAATCTTTGCCCTGTAAAGTACCTCAGTGTCCACGGCAACTCTCATATACCCATCAAATTCAACGGGGTGCCCATCATTCAAGAGCTTGGTCTCGTTGTACCACTCGCTAGTGTTTCCCCACAATTCCTTATAATCGTCAAGTAAATGAACCTTGTAGTTAGACCTCAACTTGTCAAAATAATTATAGAATGGCTCATTGGTGGCAATATACAGGTTCCGCCAAGGCTGAATGATCCCTTTAAGCTTCTCAACAAGGGCATCTGGGGATGTGTCGCTATCCAAATGGGGCCAGAGCTCCTTGTTCTGAGCTTTTTCTCCTCGTACCACATGAACTGCGTCATAATCCCAGTCCATCCGCCCACTAATCGCAGAAACTATATTCATCAGCCTCTTTGACTTCCACAGGGCGTGCCATGGTCTATGCACATACTTTGCAGCCGGACCTTCACATACTCTGTACCAATAATTCTCAGGCTCAGGTGCATCAAATTGCCTCCATATGATTGTGCTCTTATCTTTACTTAGCTGCATCGGCGTAATCTTGTGGCTTGCAACCTTTCTGACCGGGATCCTTTTCTTACGGGCCTTCTCCAATCTCTTCCAATCCCTGAGAAATTCTCCTTCCTCGACAATTGATGCTACTTCCTTAAGATGCTCGAAATCAAAATAGTAGCGGAAATCCTTGCCCTCTTCATCCTTCTTACTTGGATTATAAGTAGCAGCCAAGCAAATGCTCAGATCCATCACTAATGTTCTGTTCAGATATTGTGCCTCACCAAGACCACACAAGAAACTCCACAAGTAATGGTTCATACCTTTGCAGTAATCCCCACCCCGAGAATAGTACAAATATCTCCCTTTTGTGAAAGCTGTATCTGACTGAAGAGTGGGTATCGTATCATTAATCTCCTCATCACGTACAGGCGATGGAACCCTTGGAGTTCTGCCACTCCTTGAAGGAGAACTCGAAATCTTACCTCTCGGCCGCCTGGCATTAGTCCCTGAATGCCAACCTCTAGCTCCAGCTACCTCATAGGTGCAGTTCTCTCCAATGCCAAGCCTAAATCTCCTGAAGTCTCTATATTTTCGCCAAGACTTCTCCTTTTTGTTCCGATATTTCCATGCCACATCACATTCGTTCGGCTTCGATCCATTCACAGGGGTCTGATACTTTAAGAAGACGATGGACTTAAATACCTTGAGATTGAACTTCTCTATCGCAATGAGAACAAGCGGATCCGAACAATTAACTTGCTTCAAGGTATAGTCACAGTCCAAAGTCGAGCTGGAATTAGCAATCTTCTCCTCAGACTTCTCGATGGTGTCTGTGGTGATGAGAACCCCGGCAGCAGGAGAGACAGCAGGGGCGAGGGCGACCAGATCCTCGCCGGTCTGGATTATCGAAGAATCGGTTGTGAAAGTGGCGTTTTCCACTTGGGTTAAAACCTTAGTGATGGCTTTGGAGGATTCAAGCCAGGGATCGGGAGGTTGGTATGTGATGGCAATTACAGTAAATAGAAGAACAGAGAAGACGAAGACGGAGAAGCAGACATTGCTAATGAGTTTGATAAGATTTTGCCCTATAGGCTCTGTTGAAGTCGTTTCTTTCATGGAGCTTGCTTTCTAGGGTTCCCTGAAATGCTAATTACGGTGTCTAACTCTGATTTGATCGCTTCAAACGAAGCCCAGTGGGAGAAAACGAATTTGGGATATATAAACTAAATGAAAAACATCAATGCAGATAAAGGAGATAGACCATAAAGACTCCTAGGGTTAGGGATCACTCACCATAGATCTCTGGTGGCTTCTAAGGCTGAACGAGATCTGTTTCTTCCCCTCTGCCCTCCTCGCTTAGTTTTCAAGAAATCTTTCTGTAGTGACCCACTGAccactgagagagagaggaaaactAAGAATAAACTAAGAATGTATATAAAATGGGGCATGCACTGTGGATCAAGGATCTAAACACCGGAATCGGATTGATTGAATCGATTCGGATTGTCGGCTTAAAGGACTGTACATCAAAACTAAGGTCCGATTCTTACAGATGAGAAGTAGCTATCTAggcgttttttttttctctttcttttgagcGAAGACAATATAAGGTGGAAGTAGGTAGGTAAAGTGAAGACATTCTGAAGTTAATAGCAGTTAGAACTTAGAGGTCAATGAGTCATCCCTAGAAAGGGATATGCGAACTGAAAGTTGATCCTggtgatgaaggaaaatttccATCACCCATGGGCTTGACTATTTCGAGATCACATTTGATGACCTGTATAAAGTTTCTTGTATCTTACCAGTCTCGATCTTCTTTATCCATGAAAAAgagatatttttttggaaatttttgtTCTTTACCATTCAATGAATATCACCAAGTAGATTGAAGGGACGAGATCCTGGATGtgccctcctcctcctcctcctccctctctctaGTGGCTTAAATGAATATTCCCGCTCATTGTGATCTTATGAAACTtagtcctattttttttttttttgtttaatctgtcatttttcaaacttttgaaACATGATAGAGTCTCTACTCGATTCAACTTATAAAGTCTTTTTCCAACTATATGCAAATGGCTACATGAATTTGTTTTATCATTCAACTCTATTAAAGATTAGGGCAAGAAAACTTGATTGCTTATATGGTCACAGCGCCAGCGTTCAGGCCAAATCTCTTTTGAATGTCGTTAGATGCTAATGTAAAAAATGTGATTGTTACTATTATCACAGGCCAAAcaaatggaaaatgaaattatttagattcaaatttcaaaaagtcTTCAACTCACAAGTATGAGAAAATGTTATTATGTTGCATTCTTATATGTTCCATGTGAAGAAGTGAGGTGGCAAATTTGGACCATTGGAAATTTAATGATGATCAGAATAAACCACATGACagatttcatatttaaaaatacATCATAAATCCTTCGTGCAATGGCACGCCCTTTCATGTGGGGACTTACGAACCTTTCTGGTGGTGTAAGTCTCTTCAATTATTTGTTTTGGTATTTGCACCTAGATTGGGATATATAGGGAGAGACCCATAAGTGATCAGCAAGGAGCTCATTAAATCACACTCATCAGGAGAgtggatcaagtcctcataTGAGAATTATTTTTGTTTAAGGCTATTCCGTATAGATGGAATTCATCCAACAATTAACTCTGTGGTGGATTTTATTTGTGTGGATCAATTAGTACGAAAATGACTCTCGTATAAAAACTTGATCCACATTCATTTATCAGCTGCTTACCATTGAGCTATAAGGTTGCTCACGTTAAGGGTGATAAAGCAAGTAGTGGCAACCGTGCGTTGCGATGTCTATTTGGCCAGTGCCAAGTATGGGCTCTAAATCCGTATAAAAGCTATAAGACAATCCGTTCCGCTCAAAGGTAAGCCCATAAGGGCAATAGCCATGGATAAGGGCAAATAGCTCTACCGTGAACAATGAGCGAtcaaggcaggcagccatgttAGAACAATTAGGATTTTACAATGGACCCTAATCGATTCTCATATAGACAACTAGAACATAATATTAATTAAAGCATAATTGATTTGATCAAATCATAGAGGATtgaattgtacctttcacctagtgtGCTGAAGATGATCGATGCCCGTCACTCGAAGATTACtccaatgaagatgatgaagaactaCTCAATGGAGTTTCATATGCTAAGATCTTCTACAGTCTTTCACCTTTGAAATTCTCTCACGTATGCACTACTCCTGTGAAGAGAGTCcgtgcttccaaaaccatgaagaTAAAAGAGATAGCTGCATGGACCTTtaacttctatttataataaaattccTAAAACACTAATTCATTCTcacaatggattgggctagaagtttcctaatcaaagtgggtctataattgctttgGCCCAATgaatcaatcggtatcagttaagcccacattaaaatcctaacaatctctcACTTGGGCTATACTAATACTGATGTTTTTCCATTGACACCTGGTCAAATGGCTGATATGGGTGCGTACACCAAGAATTTTTCCATGGCATCTAAGACTAGGAACCCCACTCTTAGTATTTAGACATAGTATTTAATTTTCAAACCTTAGCTTATCACAGATTCACATGAGCCCgaatttatattttccatatgtGGCAGGAATTATTAAATCTATATTGCAAGGTTCCTATTGGTATCGCAGCTGTTGCAGGACTCCGATCCCGATACCATAATGATATTGTATCGTTGAACAGTACGGACCAAAGGTAAAACAGTCCACAATGGGCTTCCTATTGGGGTATATTTATCGGATACGTGTCAATACATATTGGTATGGTATTGATTTTGTAGATGAACAATACTCAATCCGATAACGTAGATTAAAACCATAGCCACAACGGGCttgctagggtttttttttttagatttgttttgAGTTGAgcttattttggtttttaggTGTAATTAAATCAtgtaacataaaaaaaaatcttaataaaaattttattttttatacaaaattttacttccaaaattttctttttgaaaatgttttcctTTACTCTTAGAGAAAAATTCATCCACTATCTTAGGGTACACAAACCGCTTAGGATTTTAATATATTCCCCAAAATACCTTTCCGACACTCTCTACACGTATCTCAATCTCCATGATGAATGAATTTTCGTTGATCTTGGGCACTGGAAAACTCAGTCCCTTCCATTTTATGTGTTATACTTActtgaacaaaaagtgaaactGAATGGAAGCAACAGTTGGGACATTATTCTATTTTCCCATataatatatacttttttttttttttaaatcttattttttcattacaCTCATGTTCTATGAACCCAAGGATACATCCAAAAACTATAAAATTGGAAATCTAAAATGAATAGAGTTTTTAAAATGCACTAGTGTTGCATCTCTTAGGTGGTCATCTCTCAGTGTCAAAGGCTCCAACAGAACttacataaaaatatatatgaaaaaaaaaaaaaaaagaagggctcCAGCAGTGCTATTTGCATAGAATAATATAAAGGACAACTAATATTGTTTGATATGCCCTAGTGATGCAGTGCCTCACCTCCTGCATCACCAACCAGGCTAGATGCATTCATTCAAAACAATGAAATTTGTACATTCTGTTCCTTACTTTTCAATTATTAACTATGTCCAGTACTTTGGATATTTTCTACAAATTGTCTTTACATGGTCTTTACAAGATGCAGCTGCCCATGTAGGAAAGTCTTGTCtggatgaaaaataaaaacaacatttgcactaaaagaaaatcataatagTTTAAAAAGATAATCTACATAAATGCACATAACAAAGAAGGCAGATTGCAATATCAACAAATCCCAAAGAGCAATCCTGATTGAAATCACCCTGCTTCCATTCTACCTTCAACAATCATATCACTCTCCAATTCCAAGCATAACCTTGAGATGGCTGAAAATAATAAATTCTTAATCAGAACAATAATCCAAGCATTAGTTACTGCAAACATGTTGGTTAACAATATAATCTTCACACAATTGGACATAAAATAAGTTAAAAGTTACAATGTAAAAGAAGTATAAccttattacaatttacaatgAAAgctcagtaaaaaaaaaaaaaaagtctaaataGCTATTGCAGGCATGAAATTAATTAAAGGATTTTTCTTATCAAATTATttgtaatcttactttttttactctttaatataatacatttttttttttttcaataaggaTTTCACCTACCATGGCAACCTTTTGGGGTGTATGGCATTGTTGGGTTCTATATATTCAAAaacttgtttattttcttgtttgaaaTTTCATTTCCAAATGGAAGCATCAACCATCATTAAGAATAGAATACTTTGTATCATTTATTCATAAAGTGAATACAAAGCAAACAATCACTACCATCCAACATCCTTGGAGGCCCACAGATGTTTGTTTTAGACTTCTTGGAGATAGTGGATGAGAGGGgtggtaatttttttattttaagaacaGACAAAACACAAACCTCCAACCAAGGTAACAACCACAATCTTTATTGACCAAAAAAAGATAATGTCAGCTAGCACTCAAgttttcttctccttgattgAACAATGAACATGACCAAATCTAAATGCGCACTTATTTCTTTTACTCATTCCAAATGCATTCAGCAGCAAGTATATATACATTTACATAGGCCCACCATAAGAAAGACTTCACAAACACATACTTATATGTTTCTCAAATGGTGTTCTCATGATATCCAATGAGTTTCCTTAGGTAAACAAATCTTGGAACTTTTAAAAATTCAGAACtccaacaaaataaaacagaGCTTTATCAAACCCCTAGAACATGCAGTTTGTAAACTGACCTCAAGTAActtaacaagaaaaataaatttaaaaaaactaCCTTCTATAAAACTCAGCTGCAGTTCGTGATCCATTGTAGCAAATAAACCAGAGCAACATGATCACCAATAAATCTACAGGAGTTAAGAGCTCACAACCACAATAACATCAaattttaaggggaaaaaaaaaaggatttactTTCAACTCTAAACTTGTGTAACTTTTTAAGTTTGCCATGAGTGGAGAAAAACCTTTTTCTAAAAAGAAGAACCTAATTGTGTTTGGATAATCATATATGTTTGAACATGTTAAAaaggtaggttttttttttttatttttttttattttttattagtaaTCCCTGAAAATCAAGTTGTTCATCCGCCTTCGGCATGATCATTAACAGACATGCAATCCAATCAAAACGATACCCAATCGGGCATCAAGCAAATCTGGAGTTCGTTCTTCACTCCTCTCTATTTTCTACATTCTCCTACCCTGCCTCAACACCAATTCTCACATGATCCCTTTGTACTGTTCGGTGTTCCCCATTAACAGTGCAAGTGCATCCCTTTGTTagctttttttcccttttcttctgtCCTATTCTCATATACCTATTAGCTCAACCTTTACTTAATCTTAGAAGACATATTCAGTAAATCTGAATCTTTTTGTATGCCTCAAAAAACAAACGAAATCTTTTCCACCCGTAGAGGCTTAGATAGCAAAATCCTCATTAATCCCCTAATTTATGATTCTATTACCtcttattttttgaattatttcaaaaaaataaatagagttTTGGATTGCTTTAATTCAATTTGTTAATCTGTTTAATTGAAACTTGCTCTCAATTACGTCTGAACACTACTAAAATGCAAATGCCAAATGTTGGTGGTTCCCTCCAAATACCAAACCCAAATGAGCAAGTATAAAACCTAAGAAatgcttagagagagagagagagagagagagagagagagaaaactaaATTAAAGGATACTGAATATGTACTTTTCCCACCAATCCAACCCATATGGTCCGAAAGTGACATTGTACAGGTAGATCTTTCGCTGAATCCAGTTCATGGCTTTAAATCTAGGAAGccacataaaaaaatacacataATATTGTCAATTATCTATTAGAAGAGGATAAATCCATAAACATGAGGAATCTACCATCCTatacagaaaataaaggaaaatcaaaatggACAAGATAGGTTGagatcaataaaaataaaggtaaaaataaggggaaaagaaaagttcaAATAATTTATGCACCTTTGTATTGTTTCCTTTTAAGTATTTTCATGATATATATAAACCATTCAGTTCTGTTCTTATAATAAATCTTCCAATCTAAATCTACCTCTACAACCTTTCTTGTTAAATAATCTGGCTGGTAAATTGGAAATGGGTATAGAAGCAATAGTGATATATTGCCCTAATATCCACTTAATATAAATTTTCCCTAGAAAGAAACTAGAATTCGTCCCATAAAGAAACATATTGTCAAATTATTACTTAGATAGCTAAATTCTCTTTCTTCACACATCTTAGAGAAGAATTCAATTAATTTGACATACCAATGAAttagttttggttttttggaAGCATTGTATTCTAAGAAATTAGTAGCGCTGGACTCTCTCCAGCGCAGTGTCAAATGTGATGCTGTACCTGGTCGTTCAAATCAGACCTCTATTTCGGtacaaggagaaggaatttacTATGGTCAGTGCAGTGAGATTCGTGGAACTAATCATGCCTCTACGTGTGTGCCCGGAAACATTGGGTGACTGCTTTTTGTGGGGGTAACTctctttttacttatttatgtaACAGAGCAACTTTTACCAGGTTCGCTCATTTTTAGTGTTGCTTGTGATGGTCAAATTCATTCGCCATTTGGGGAAGTCGATTTGGTTCCTAGAGGGCAACTCCAATAGTTGGAAGCACCTCAAAGATTCATAGAGCGGATCAGATTCACGTACGAGAATATACGAGAACAATCttggtccgtggatttagaatcaattttctctcttcatttaatagattctaaatctacGGACCAGGGATGTATGAGAATGTACCTTGATCCATTCAAAGAGATTCGAAGCTACACCCAACATCTGGACATGCATTCCGAGGGGTTGCCCGCCGCTGGACGTGGCTAAACCACCATGGTATTAGAGCTGGACCCAGATTTCATTGCCTTGTGGATCCCACGCAAGGTTGATCCTCATCCAGAGTGTGCGTGAAAGGGGTCCACTCCCCAGAAGAGATTTTGCTCCCGGTATGGTCTATGGACTATGGATCCCATGCAATCTCAAGGGTGTGGTAGGTTGAGAAACTGCAGTGTGGTCCCACACAAGGGTGTGAAACCAGGTCAAAGTGGAAAAGCTTGAGCGGAACCGATAAGACCAACAAAGACTATACAGGTGCTGGAACTTTGACTTGGAATGTTTGTGAAGGCATTGATGGCTACATAGCTGCGAGTTAATGAATTCGTTTTATTTTTAACCTTTTGAATTTATTTCCTTGCACCAGTACTGGGTGGAACTGCAGTTTCCCGATTTAGCTATGCGAGCTTCAAATCCTCCAACACAACAAAACTCAAACTTGGGATTATCCTATACCCGTCGTGAGGCCTCCAATTGGGTCGACATTAAAGGCGAGTTCAGAGCATAGATATTGCTAGGAAGGTTTGAAGAGCGAGCGAGCGAAAGAAAGCGAGATATATATGGTGGTGCATGGATGGGCGCCTATGTTGAAGAATCTGTCGCATAGGACGACAGCAGCATTTCTGAGTCGGTGGATGGAATTCGGTGTTGTGATCAGTTGGGTTTTAATTTGCTAAAAGATTTAAGGGATTCATCCCTCCTAGTTACGACCAGTCATGGGTTTTGACTTCTAATTAAAACTTGTCAGTTATTGAATGAGTGCAGTTTAGgcgtccgtttgataacgtttcaagaaacgtgtttctatttctagaaatagcagaaacgatgcaaaaagcgtttgataaaactgtttcgtttcacttatttttagaaatagaaatagaaatcaatgattcaagaaacgagaTTTCAAAGATTTTGATATGCTTTTAGAGGAGATTTGGGAGTATCGGAGTCATTCATGCCTTCATGGAGACTTGGAGAAACAGAGATTACAGTACGGGGAGGTGATCTGATACAACCTTATCCCGCATAAACAAAGAGCAGTGATGGATAAATCACACACGCCGGAGCAACCGACATGAACAGCCACAAATCGAGGGTGACAAAAGTAATTGAGAGAGAGACCGATATTGGATCAAGCCGTGAAGAATATGCTTCTTTCAGCATTGAATTTCGTAGATAGTGGAAGAGGAAAGAGGGGAAAAACTTCGgggaagattaaaaaaaaaaaagggaaaaaagagatgTCTCCATCGTAGGATCGGACAGGTGCCAAGCAAAGACTTGTACGTAAAAACATAGTTATTGACGATCCGGACTCTTTACACCTCGAGCTCGAAGGGTCTTCTCCGTTTCAACAAGTGAGAGAGCAATTCGAGCTGGGCGCGGAAGCACAGGAACAAAGAATATGCTCGCAGCGTACAAAGCCTGCCATGGTTGAAACCTCAGCATTCCTTGCCCTACCACCTGCGCTCTCGCCGAGGTCCGAAAGTCGCCAGACTTGTTGAACTCAGGCTCACCAAGAAACAGAGCATCGAACAGAGAAagggaataagaaaaagaaatagaaaaagcggaaggagaaaaaaatctaCAAATCTAGAAAAATCTTTGACTTCATCGATTGCATATCAGTAAAAGAAGAGACCTTTATTTATTAACATCTTGAATCACTAGATTAGTTTTATGAGCTTTAAGCATTTAACTGGCAATCCACAGGTTAATAGTAATGTCTTTTCGTTTTGTTCTCCATAGCAGAGACGGAAATTTCAATCGATTCTATAACTTCGCTCAAAGGGAGAAGAGCGAAGTTAAAAAATAAACGGTTACTAACCAAAATATGAGAAACAACAAGAACATCATCTGCATCAACTTCATCTAGAACCACGTCGAGAAATGCACATGAGCCGGCaaagatcagattttttttgtcaaagaCGAGAAGGAAACATTCATAAAAAGATGACGGAAGGTAGTAGATCTGATTACGCTCCTGCAGCGTataaaatcatcatcatcagaaggTTGAACAAGTGGAATATTCAGATCTGGGCGTACCTGAGGGAGCCTCGCACCTCGCACCTCCCACCTCCTGCCGCTCTTGGAAGTTGAAACGTATTCTTCCGCAGTTTATAAATCAGCAGAAGAAGGAAGATACAAATGGAAATTCCAGATCAGGAGGTACTTGGGGGAGCCACACCTAGCCCCTCTCACCTCGCAGCTAGGACCTAGTTGCTGTTCTTGGAAGTTGACGTGCACTTCCCCAGTGACATTAATCACCAGAAGAGGTGTGAGCAAAATGAAGTTTTCGGATCAGGGCGTACCTGGGGAAGCCAAACCTTATACCTTCTCCTCCTTCGCAATTGGAATTTTTGGAAGTTGACCGTTGTGAAGCTCTCAGTCTGACTACCGACTAATCCTAGTATCCTACACATATATTCCCTTTGATCTCAGGAAATACCCTTTAGCTCTGCAATTTTTCACttaaaaaatttgaagatctAAAAATAAATTGTGAGgcttagttttttcttttggtaaatgcGAGACTTCTGTTTTTGTTGCCAGGAGAATTAAGgaggaaggaaagtgaaattttttcaaacttaaaacacttttgtaattaaTATCCAAGATAAGAGTATTCACTGCTCTTAATAACTATTTCTTCTACTTAATATAACACTTAAGTCACATGTATTTGcatttattttgccacttgttGGTAGTATATGGATTAGTCTATGTGATAGATGACCTAATACATCTTAATAGCTAAATTTTGGTCTTAAGTAAGTAACGAAAGTTGTTTAAActctgaaaataaaattttagtaaaGTGACCAAAATGCCATCAAtttgagatgaatataaaatacaaaatagcatcttttgtaattttagttaTGTTCTCCATTCATTTTAAGATTAATTGTTCTAATTAGATGTTTATTTGATCCTCTATCACATGAACTAATCTATGTATTGTCATATAGCAAATAGTGAAATCTTATATTTCACCAAGCATAGTGAGAGGAAGAAAACCttttataaaaggaaaattttcacttaggctgtgtttgttagccaagagaagaaaagaaaaatgtacaatctctgtatttttttcgttaggttaagaatttttctttgcacttgatatgtcttcacccaagagaagattcccctttttaaattcaaatttcttcttgagaattgtgaagttttcttttgctcctccaacaattttcttgccaaaaacacaagaaagcATAAGAATATATGAAAGCTAATaacacaaaaaatgaatgattacacaatgattacctatgtgtctatttctcttaaaattcaaatttttttgtattcttttattttcttctcttggtaaccaaacatacatactctttttattttctcacaatttcttctcttttctccttttgtcttttctagattctttttttcttttcttttcttctcttggctaccaaacatagccttaggttGAAACTTTATACATGAACAGGCAACTAAATTTAAACCCACGAATATTGACATCTATTTTGTCACTTGGTAAATTCTATAtaaattttacaatttttttattaaaacaaaaattactttgaactgaaatttgatatatggGGAGAGACTTTGAGACTCTCCACAAGAGTCAACTGCACTTGATCTAAATAGGACAATGTAAAATACaatgaaatatttaaaaaatggcaaaaaaaaaaaaaaaaacatgttgtAAACATTTTTATCTAAAAAAGAGACTAAGAAAAAggcaataaaaaaattaacgaTAATTAACACCTAAATTGATTTGGAACACCTACTTTGAACTTTTTATGACAATGTTGGATTGGAGCTCAAAATGGCATGGAATTGAGTTGCATGAACGCCAATATAAATAACTATATAACATTTTGATTCTCAAATTGAATGGAGTGTCGTGTAGGTGTCTTGTGTTGGATATTCACACTTTGATTCTCAAAAATTGAATGAGAAAAAGTGGTTGGTCTCGTGTTAGAAAAACTCCATCATGTCTCCATCTCCGCTTGAGTACATGCATGCTCCTTTCTTCATTCTGTAGTACCACGTGACAAAAACTTAGGACTCCACAAGatgatatattttttggtaaggtCCTCAAGATGAAagatagagagatagagagtaAAA is part of the Macadamia integrifolia cultivar HAES 741 chromosome 9, SCU_Mint_v3, whole genome shotgun sequence genome and encodes:
- the LOC122090110 gene encoding uncharacterized protein LOC122090110; translated protein: MKETTSTEPIGQNLIKLISNVCFSVFVFSVLLFTVIAITYQPPDPWLESSKAITKVLTQVENATFTTDSSIIQTGEDLVALAPAVSPAAGVLITTDTIEKSEEKIANSSSTLDCDYTLKQVNCSDPLVLIAIEKFNLKVFKSIVFLKYQTPVNGSKPNECDVAWKYRNKKEKSWRKYRDFRRFRLGIGENCTYEVAGARGWHSGTNARRPRGKISSSPSRSGRTPRVPSPVRDEEINDTIPTLQSDTAFTKGRYLYYSRGGDYCKGMNHYLWSFLCGLGEAQYLNRTLVMDLSICLAATYNPSKKDEEGKDFRYYFDFEHLKEVASIVEEGEFLRDWKRLEKARKKRIPVRKVASHKITPMQLSKDKSTIIWRQFDAPEPENYWYRVCEGPAAKYVHRPWHALWKSKRLMNIVSAISGRMDWDYDAVHVVRGEKAQNKELWPHLDSDTSPDALVEKLKGIIQPWRNLYIATNEPFYNYFDKLRSNYKVHLLDDYKELWGNTSEWYNETKLLNDGHPVEFDGYMRVAVDTEVLYRAKIRVETFHNLTMDCKDGISTC